In the Desulfuromonas sp. DDH964 genome, AAATGTCACAGACCTGGCACGCAAGATAATCGTCGCACCAGTCGGTGATGACGACTCTACCCGAAGGTTTCGATACCCGAAACATTTCTCGGAGGGCCGCAACCGGGTGCTGAATGAAGTGAAAGACGTTCGTTGAAACTACAACATCAAACGCTGCGTCGCCAAAGGGCAGAGTCTCGGCGTAAGCCTGCTCCAGGTCAATGGCTGCCCCGAGCCTGTGGCGGGCCAGTGTAAGCATATCTCCCGACAGATCGACTCCCGCGAGCCGGGCTCGCGGTGCCGCACGAGACAGCGCCTTCAGCAGTGCTCCCGTTCCGCATCCGACATCCAGAACGCGATCTTCGGGCGCCACGTGAAGTCGCCCCATAGTCTCCCGGATCGAGGCCTCGACATAGAACTTCCAGCGGGCGTCGTACGAAGAGGCGATCCTGGAGTATTCTCGCCGGAGTGGTTCGTATTCGTTCTGGTTCAACCTCGACTGCTCCGTTCAAGCGTCCGCCCAACGCTCATGCTGGCCGGTGGCGTAGGATGGCGCGGCCGGATCATCCCTGCAGCTCCCGTTTCATTCGTTCGAACTCCTCGCGATCGATCTCGCCTGCAGCGTAGCGATGCTTCAAAACCTCCAGCGGCGAAGAGGAGGATGGTGGTGCGGTTCTTTTCTTGCTGAACACTGCCTGAAACAACCAGACGGCCAAAAAAATCATCACTATCCAGAAGGCAAGGTTGACAAACATGCCCCAGGGTCCGTGAAAATAGCTGCCGGGACCGCACAGCCAGCTCTCGCTCCAAAATCTCATCATGGTCCAGATTCCTTTACTTCCCCGGCCGTAAGCCGAGAGATAGACCGTCGAACTTTTTCATAAGCTGTCGATGACCTGCCGCAGTTTACCCCGTACCTGGATCGCGATATCGGCCAGATCGGCGTTGTCGATCGCCTGCATCGTGGCGATGGGATCGACCGCCGCGACCTCGACACGGCCATCCTCATATTCCTGGACGATGACGTTGCAGGGAAGCATGACGCCGATGTGGGCCTCGGCCTGCAGCGCCCGGTAAGCAAAAGGCGGATTACAGGCGCCGAGAATGCGGTATTGTCTGAAATCGACGTCAAGTTTCTTCTTCAGGGTCGCCTGCACATCGATCTCGGTCAGGATGCCGAACCCTTCTTTACCGAGCTCTTCCGTGACTCTGGCGATCGCCTGATCGAAAGATCCGGCAACCGTTTTGCTGATAACGTAGCTCATTTTGTTCCTCTCCTTTACTGAGGATTGCGGCGGAGCGTCCGGGTTGTGAGTTGTCCGCGCGCTCCACACAAAACCTGACCTCTCGTGCTCAAATGGCCACCATGGCATACCCTTTGTTCTGGTAGGCGATGAGGGAAACCAGGCTGTTGCCGACTTTCTTGATCCCGGGCAGCAGCTCGGTGTCTTCCATGCCGACCAGGCTAAGGGCCAGGGAGCAGATTTCCATCTGAACGCCGGCTTTTTTCAACTCGATGATGTTCCAGGAAATCTTATCCATGATCTCTTCCTTGTACTCATTCACCTCAGGGACCTCTTTCATGTCGGCCAGACAGACCACCGAGGCTCCCCGGAAGGTCACGACGATATCGGGCCGCACACCCTGTCGGGTCAGATTCTCGCTGGCATTTCTGATCGCGGTCAAGGCCCGCAACAGCTTTTGCGGATCATCCTTTTTGACATCGAACACCACCTTGGCGGCGGTCATTCCCTGAAGCGCCTCCCGGTCATCGACGGCAAAGCCCGGTCCGGCAGAAACCACCAGGAACAAACCGGCCAGCATCAAACTAAAAAGGTTGCTAAAGCGTGTGTTTTTCATGGCTGCAACTCCTCTTTCAGCGTTATAGGTCACCTTCATCAAAACAGTTACCAGCAACAAGAGCCATAATTTCCGCCGGGCATGCTACGGCTTCTCATCATGTAACCGTCCCGCCTCATGCCGTGTCTCCCGTAACCGTGATCACAACCCTGGTAGTCGCAGGCAAACCAAGAACCGTATCCGCCGCCGGTGATCCGGCTTACCTCCAAATTAGCCTGGTCCAGCTTGGTCCAGTAGGCACGTTCCAGATTGTAGAGCTCGCCCTCGATGGCGTTGAGCCGGCCCACTGTCGTTGCGTCGTCGCTGCGGGCCGCGATCAACTCGGCCTGCTTGGCGTTGAGTTTCTGCTGCAACTCCTGCAGTTGCGGCTGATACGTGCTTTGGATTTCATCGACCTTTTTCTGCTGCTCGGCGGTCAGGGCCTGCCTGCCGGTCGCCGATCCCATTCCGTAGCCTGACCAGCCGTCCATCCAGGCAAAGGCCGGGGTCGTCAAGGCCACCATGGCCAGTATTGCCGTTGCTGCAATCAATTTACGATTGTTCTTCATAGCACTCTCCTTTCCGATTCATGGGGTTGTTGATCCGTTGTCATTGTGGTTATCGGTTGTTTCACTTCGGCCTTCAGGGCCGCGTTGCAAAAGGGACAGTAGTCCCAGGCCTGGTCCACCACCCGGCTGCAACCGGGACAGTTGCTCTTGAGTGTATCCCCGCAGTGAGGACAGCGAAAATAGACCTCCTGCACCGAACCTCCGCATCTGGGACAAGCCTTGGGTGCGAGCCCGCTCGCTGGGGTTCGCCGGCTTAGGAGCCAGGCAGCTCCGCCAAGCAGGGCCAGCAGGAACAGTCCCGGAACGATCCAGCCGCTAAAAAACCAGCCGTTGCTCCAACCAGATCCGCAAAACATGGCCGTTCCCTCTCAGTATCCCGGGTGACCGCAGCCGGCATAATGGCTGTGGGACTGGCTCTGCCCGTGGGTGTGCCCATCCCCATCCCAGCAGCCCCAATGGCCGCAGCCTGAGAGAACCAAAGTTCCTCCGACCAGAGCAACCAGCAGCAGAATCCTCTTTTTCATGGCGACCTCCTCAATGTTCGATTCGTTGCCGAACTAGAATGGCAAGGAGGGTGCCAGGACCCAGGGCAGGGTGCCAAGATCCTGAAATACAACAGGAAGTTAGCCTCCTCGAGTATTCGTGCAGGCTGTTGACCGAAAAATTTTTAGACAGCTTGCCATCCCGGATTCGTGTCTTTTGTCAAAATTTTTGACAACTCAATAGAGGCAAAGTGCTTGACAGGGTGGGGAATACCAGTATAAACATTTTCGAAAACAAGAAAATATATAGAGCAGGATATCGGTCCCGTAGAAGCTACAAGAAGCCACAGAGGAGGAAACACCTTGAACCATTTCAAGCTGACCTGGAAAAACATCGTCCGCCGCAAGAGCCGCTTTTTCTTTACCCTCTCCGCGATCGCCGTGGGTATCGCCTCTCTGGTGACGCTGCTGTCATTAGGCACGGGGCTGGAAACGGAGATCCGCAAGCAAGCGGATGTTCTGGGCGCGAATCTGGTGGTTACACCCCGGGGCTGGTGCGCCTACGAACAGATTTCCGTCCTCACCGGGGAGACCTTGCCCGAAGCCATTCCCAACGAGGATGTGGAAAAAATCGCCGCACTCGAAGGACTGACTGCTTTCCCCTACCTGACCCAACGCACCGCCCTCAGGAACCAGCCGGTCCCGCTGCTCGGGATTCTGCCGGCCGAGATGAAACAGTTCAAGGGCTGGCAGGTCGGTCAGGGACGCTACCTGCTGGATGATGCCAATGTGGTGATAGGTTCCGGTATTGCCCGACAATTCGAACTGAAATCCGGAGACCAGCTTACGGTCAGGGGTCAGGAGTTCTCGATCAGCGGGGTTTTGCAGGAAGTCGGCAACAGCGATGATCTGGCCATCTATATGGAGCTTGCCACCGTCCAGCAGCTTTATGCGGTAGGTGACAAGGTTTCCTTCATCGCGGTGAAGGTGGATGACATCACCCGGATCGACCAATACATTCTGGATATCCAGGAGGTCGCCAATGTTGCGGTCTCCTCCGACAAGCAGCTTCTCAAATCGGTACTGGCCATCGTCGGCAGCGTTGGCAGTGCGCTGCAGTTGATTGCGGCGGTCGCCATCCTGACCGCCTTTTTCGGCATCGTCAACACCATGATGACCGCCATTTACGAGCGCAGGCGGGAGATCGGCATTCTTCAGGCCATCGGCTCCAAGAAGAGGACCATCTTCTCCCTCTTCCTGTATGAATCGGCCTTCTATGGTCTGTTGGGCGGGATCGTCGGAGTCGTGGTCGGTTTTGTCTTCTCCTACTTCGCCGCCCCGTATATCGGTCAGAACGAATTTACCGCCTTTCTTGGCAGTGAGCAGAGCGTGCAGCTCTTCAGCGCCGGGATCACGCTAAAAGCCCTGACCTTCTCGATATTGGTTTCTGCCCTGGCCGGAGTCTACCCGGCGCGGCAGGCCTGCAAACTCAGCCCCGTGGAGGCCATCAGCTATGAATAACGCCATCATCCGTACCGAAAAGCTCTCCAAGATCTACGACACCGGATTTCGGACGATCGCCCTGCAGGACGTCGATCTGCAGATACCCAAAGGGAGCCTCTCCTGCATCATGGGACCATCAGGCCACGGCAAGAGCACCTTGCTGCATCTGATCGGCGGCCTAGACCGGCCGACCTCGGGAAAAGTTTTTCTCGATGATATGGAGCTGACCTCCGTCGATGGCAATCGCCTGGCGGAAATTCGCTCCAGGAAGATGGGCTTCGTGTTCCAATTCTTCAACCTGCTGCCCGTGCTGACCGCGTTGGAAAACGTCCAGGTCGCCATGATGTTGGCAGGAATATCGAAAAAGGAACAGGAAGAGCGGGCCACCGAGCTGCTCAACCTGGTGGGCCTTGAAGATAAACTGCAGTCTAAGCCGAACCAGCTCTCCGGCGGTCAGCGGCAGCGGGTGGCCATCGCCCGGGCACTAGCCAACGACCCTGAGATCCTGCTGATGGATGAACCGAGCGGCAACCTCGACAGCCGCTCGGAAGGGGAACTGCTAGAGAACATCCGCAAGATCAATGAACAGGGGAAAACCGTCGTCATCGTCACCCATTCGGAGACCGTCGCCGCCATGGCGCAGGAGACCTTTTGCATCCGTGACGGGGAGCTGGCGGTCGACGGAGGAAATTCATACACACCAACGAACGCGGAGGATAGAAACATGAGCGTATTTGGGAAGTGGGGCATAGTCGGATTGCTTGCGGTGTTGCTGGGCGCGGGCCTGACCCTGGGCATGGGGAGTCGGCCCGGGACCCCGGGCCAGGCAGGGGCACTGGATGTCAACAGCGTGGCTTCCGACCCCTCCGCCTATAAAGGCGCCATCAAGGTGAGAGGCGTCGTTGCCGACACCTCGCCTGCCGATTCCACCTTCGTCCTGATTGACATCCGGGAGTACAAGGCCTGCGGGGTCGTGACCTGCGCTTCCAAGTTCGTGCCGGTGCGCTATGCGGGACCCCCGCCAAAGGTGAAAGAGGAGCTGGTGGTCACGGGGGAGATGGTTCCCTCACCAAAGGGTTATGTCCTGGAAGGGAAAGAACTCCAAAGATTGGGGAAATAATGAAAACACAAGCTAAAGCCAACGCCGGCGAAGAGACCTGCAAGGTCGTCTGTTTTAACGAAGAGCTGATCAGTGAGATAAATGATTCGATGATCGCCGCGGAGGAGCTGCGGGATCTGGCCGAGTTTTACAAGCTTCTCGGCAGTCCCGTCCGGCTGAAAATCATCTTCGCCCTGGGCAAGGGAGAGCTGTGCGTCTGCGATCTGGCCCACATCCTCGGCCTTTCCATGCCGGCGACCAGCCAACAGTTGAAACTGCTGCGCCAGCAGGGGATCCTCAACCATCGCAACGACGGGCGCATGGCCTATTATTCCCTGGCCAAACCCCGGTTATTTGAAGTGATCCAGGGGGATGTGGCGTTTGTTGCGAAATAGGCTCGGGTCGGTAGTCACCCCAACCTGTATTCCCTGAGCTTGTTCTGCAGGGTCTGGCGGGTGATGCCGAGAATCTCGGCGGCGCGGGTGCGGTTGCCGTCGGTCTGGGCGAGGGTAGCCCGGATGAGGTCCTTCTCCATCTCCTTGAGAGTGTGCCCGGGGCGCAGGGCGAAGGGGCGCACTGTGCTTGCAGCCGCCTCGCGGACGGAAACGGGAAGCTCGCGCAGGCCGATCTGCTCGCCGAGGCAGAGGATGACCGCCCGCTCCAGGGTGTTTTCCAGTTCGCGGATGTTGCCGGGCCAGGCGTAGGCGAGCAGGGCATCCAGGGCTTCGGGATGAAGGCCGCGGATGTCCTTGCGGTTTTTAGCACTGTACTTTTCCAGAAAATGCCCGGCCAGTGTCGGGATGTCTTCTGGGCGCTCGCGCAAGGGGGGTAGTTCCAGGGGAACGACACTGAGCCGGAAGAAAAGGTCTTGGCGGAAGCTGCCCTCTGCCACCATCTGTTGCAGGTCCTTGTGGGTGGCCGCAAGCAGGCGCACGTCGACCCTGATAGATTTGGTGCCGCCGAGCCGTTCGAACTCTCCCTCCTGCAGCACCCGCAGAATCTTGGCCTGGGTGGTGAGGCTCATGTCGCCGATCTCGTCGAGAAACAAGGTCCCCTTGTGGGCCAGCTCGAAGCGCCCCTTGCGTTGCTCGGCGGCGCCGGTGAAAGCTCCCTTTTCGTGGCCGAACAGCTCGCTCTCCAGCAGGTTTTCGTGCAGCGCCGCGCAGTTGACCTTGACGAAGGGGCCGTCCGAACGAGGGCTGTTCTGGTGGACGGCATTTGCGACCAGCTCCTTGCCGGTCCCCGACTCGCCGGTGATCAGCACGGTGGCATCTGACGGGGCGACCAGGACCAGGGTCTCGAAGAGTTCGCGCATCGGGCGGCTGCTGCCGATGATGTTGCCGAAGTCGAACTTTTCGCCGAGCCGCTCCTTGAGGGCGGCATTTTCCTGCTGCAGGCGCTCGAAACTCAGGGCCCGCTCAACCGTCAGGGCCAGCTCCGAAGCATCCACCGGCTTGGTGACATAGTCGAAGGCGCCTTTTTTCATCGCTTCCACGGCATTTTCCACTGAGGAGAAGGCGGTGATGATGATGACCGGCAGCTCCGGTTTCACTTCCTGGATCGCCTCAAGGGCTTCCATCCCTCCGACCCGCTTCATCTTCAGGTCGAGCAGGACAAGATCGAACTCGCGCTCCCGGGCCAGATGAATGGCTACATCCCCGTCGTCGGCCTCGACGATTTCGTACCCCTCGCCGCCTAGGTGGGCCTTGAGCATGGTGCGGTGGGCGACATCGTCGTCGACCACAAGAATAACGGCTTTAGCTTTTTCCATATTCCGGCTCCTTCCGGCTTCGCATGAGTTCCCCAATCAGCAGTAAGGTGACGCCGGTGGTGATGGCAACGTCAGCGACATTGAAGACTCCGGTGCGCAGCCCTCCCAGACCCAGGTTCAGGAAGTCGACGACGGCGCCGTCGTTAACTACCCGGTCATAAAGGTTGCTGAGTCCTCCGCCCAGCACCAGAGACAGAGCCCCCACACCGACAGGGCGCAAGCTCCTTGAGGAGAGGGTCCAGACCAGCACGCCCAGCAATACCGCCCCGACCGCCATGATAAAGACCCAGAAACGCGCCGATTCCGGCAGACCTGAACCCATTCCCAGAAAGGCGCCGGGATTTTCCGCATACTGCAGGCGAAACAGGTCCCCCAAAAACGACAGTTCGGGAGAGCCGGCCAGGTACTCTCTGGCGACCGCCTTTGTGATCCGGTCGCAACCGACGCAGGAGAGAATGACCGGGGCCATCAGCAGGATTCTTCTTATTATCGTCATCCGTTTGTCCTCATGCTCCAACGTTTCACGCTGGACTTCCAATCTCTTTGCGTTGTGCCGGCTCCCGGGGAAGAATGACCTCGACCCGGGTGCCCTTTTCCGGCGCGCTTTCCACCTCGATGCGGCCGCCGTGCTGCTCCACGATCTGCTGGACCATCGCCAGCCCCAGTCCGGTGCCGGTCTTGCGGGTAGTGAAGAAGGGGTCGAACATCCGCGACCGTTCTTCCGGGGCCATCCCTTTGCCGGTGTCCTCCACCCAGAAGCGGATCTCCGCATCCTGCTCTCGTGCCCCGAGACGGATTTCCCCTCCGGCTTCGGTGGCGGCCCGGGCGTTCTGCAGCAGGTTGATCAGCACCTGGGTCAGCAGGTCGGAATCGGCTGTGAAGTTGACCCTCTCGGCGGGCGGGTCGAGCTGAAAGGTCAGGTTCCGGGCCGCCAGATCGTCCTGCAGCAGCCGTGCGGTGCGGCGCAGCAGATCGCCCAGGTCGATCTCCGCCGGTTCCGGCTCCCGCGGCCGGGCGAACTGCAGCAGGGCGGAGATGGTGCGATTGAGCCGGTCGACCTCGCCGACCATCAGTTCGGCGTACTCCCCGGCGTGCGGGTCCTTTGCTCCGAGTTTGGCAAAATACTGGGCAAAGCCGCGCAGGGTTCCCAAGGGGTTGCGGATTTCGTGGGCGATGCCGGCCGCCATGCGCCCGAGAGTGGCGTGCCGCCGGGAGCGCTCCAGCGCCTCTTCCATGGCCTTGATCTCACGCAGGTCCCGGACAACCAGCACGGTCCCCAGCGGCTCTCCGTCCCGGTCTGTCAGGCGCGAGGCGCTCACCTTGACCGGGATGCTCTCGCCGTTCGGCCGACGGCATTCCATCGGCCGCTCAACAAATTCGCGGCCTTCGCGAATCAGCGGCGCAATCTCGCAGCGCTCGGCTCCGGTCAGGGCTTCCAGGGGTCTGCCCTCGGCGGCCTCTCCCTGTTGGCCGAAGATCCCCCGGGCCTTGTCGTTGAGAGAGACGATGCGGCCTTGGTTGTCCAGGGTGATCAGCCCGGCGGGCATGCTGTCGATGACGTTGCGGGTGTAAAGCTCCATGTTGGCCAGGGTGGTTTTGGCCACCCGGCTCTGCTGTGAAAGGAAGAGGAAATAAAACCCGGTCGACCCCAGAAGCAGCAGAAGCCCGCCCATGAGCAGGCTCTGGCGGACATCTTCGTCGCGGGCCGCTTCGAACTCGCTGGTGTAAAGTCCCACGAAAACCACCCGGCGGCCAACCTCCTCGCCCGGTGCGCAGCCCATTCCGCACCACCTCTGCCAGCGCCCCATCATCCCTTCACGGCCGGCGCCTTCCGGCAAAACCGGGTTGAACTCCCTGGCGACTTCGAACACGGACCGGCCGGCGCCATCCTTCGTCCGGCGGGTGCGGGGCTGCTCCTGCGCCAGAACTTGTGCAACCGGCAGGATATCGTCGCTGCTACGCCTCTCGCCTGCCGCCGTCAGCAGTCGACCGGAGGCGTCGGCAACGATGACATAGGCGACCGAATCGGATCGGGCCGTCTCCCGCACCAGGGTCGCCAGGGAGTTGCCTTCCCAGTTCATCATCATGGAGGTGCGGGCCCCCGCCTCGAAGGCGCGAATGAGGGTCAGACCTTCCTCCCGCAGGAAGTTCTCCATCAGGCGCTCTTCGCGATCCAGATTGCGCCAGGTGACCGCGCCGAGGATCATGGCCAGGATGATGGCGGCAAGAATGAGCCCCAGGGCCGGCAGGGAGAGTCGTTTGGGTTGGTGCGATGCTGGAATCATTTTCTTGCCGATGAAAACCTTTTTCAATTTCTTCTTGACAGAGAAAGGCCATGAAGGGTAAAAAGCCAGAAACGATTGAACGATTATTCACACAAACGGACAACATGTCAAAAGATATCTGTCAGATAATTTACGTGGATGACGAACGGGTTGCACGGGCCCGGGCCAGGATGCACGACGAGCAGACCATTGCAGATCTGGCCGAAACCTTCAAGGTCCTCAGCGAGCCGACGCGGGTGCGCATTCTCCATGCCCTCTCCGAGGAGGAGCTGTGCGTCTGCGACATTTCCGCAGTCGTCCAAATGTCTTCATCGGCTGTCTCCCACCAGCTGCGTATCCTGCGCACTGCCCGTTTGGTCAGGTCGAGAAAAGACGGCAAGATGGTTTATTACTCCCTCGACGACGAGCATGTCCGCAACCTCTTTGAGGAAGGCATCCGCCACTTAAAAGAGAAGTAATTCCTTTTTTTACCCCAACGCTTGAACATATCTTCACGCGTTCAAAATAAGCACTAAATTTACCTGGAGGTAGACATGAGTCAAAAGAGAGGTTGCGGCTGCCAGGGCGGCCAGACCAGCGAAGAGAGCGGGCTCAAAAAGATCGTCATGGTGGGCAACCCCAACGTGGGCAAGAGCGCCCTGTTCAACCGCCTGACCGGCTCTTACGTGGTGGTTTCCAACTACCCTGGGACTACGGTTGAGATGTCCCGGGGCAAGTGCCGAATCGGCACCGAAGAGTTCAATGTCGAAGATACGCCCGGGATGTATTCCCTGCTGCCGATCACCGAAGAAGAGCGCGTCAGCCGGGACATCCTGCGGGACGGCGGGGCCGATGTGGTGCTGCAGGTGGTCGACGCCAAGAACCTCAAGCGGATGCTCTCGCTCACCCTGCAGCTGGTCGAGGCCGACCTGCCGGTGGTGCTGGTCCTCAACATGATCGATGAAGCCGAGCGCCTCGGCATCCGCATCGATACCGCATTGCTGGAGCAGAAGCTGGGCATTCCGGTCGTGGCCATCTCGGCCCTCTCCGGCAAAGGTGTCGACACCCTGAAAGAGAAAATCGCCTCCTACCGTCACCCGCAAGAAACTCCGGAGATTTATTACGGCGAAACTATCGAGGGGGCACTGAACGCCCTGGCCCCGATCATGCCGGTCGACCGTGGTCTATCCCAGCGGGCTCTGGCCCTGTTGCTGATCCAGGGCGATGCGGCCATTGCCGAAGAGGAGCGAGCCTTGGAAGGGCGATCGACCGATTTTCTCGACGCCACGTTAGCGGAGCTGGAAGAAAAGCTGGAGGAGCCCGCCAGTTATGCTGTGCCGATGATTCTCCATCAAAGTGCTGTCAACATTTGCACCGAAACCTTTGCGCCGCCGGCCAGCAAAAGCAAATCCTTCGCTAATCGCCTCAGCAGCTGGACCATGCGACCGCTGACGGGTGTCCCAATCCTGCTGCTGGTCCTTTATTTTGGTCTGTATAAGTTCGTTGGCGACTTCGGTGCCGGGACCATCGTTGATTTTCTGGAGGCCGATATTTTTGAGGTCTACCTCAACCCCTGGATCAACGGCCTGCTCACCACTTACGTCCCCTGGGCGCCGGTGCGCGACCTGATCGGCATGGATTACGGCATCGTCACCCTGGGCATTCGTTATGCCATCGCCATCATCCTGCCGATCGTCGGCACCTTCTTCATCGCCTTTTCGATCATTGAGGATACCGGTTATCTGCCGCGCCTGGCGCTTCTGGTCGACCGGATCTTCAAAAAGATCGGCCTCAATGGACGGGCGGTCATCCCCATGACTCTCGGCTTCGGCTGCGATACCATGGCGACCATGGTCACCCGCACCCTGGAAACCAAACGGGAGCGGATCATCGCCACTTTGCTACTGGCCCTGGCGATCCCTTGCAGCGCCCAGCTCGGGGTCATTCTCGGCATGGTCGCGGAAAAGCCGGCCGCCATGGCGGTCTGGGCCGGCTTCATGCTCTTCATCTTCCTCTTTGTCGGCTTCCTGACCGCCCGGCTGATGCCCGGCGACCGCCCGAACTTCTACATGGAGGTCCCGCCCCTGCGCATGCCTCGTCCGGGAGCGGTCTTCATGAAGACCTACACCCGCATGCAGTGGTACTTCGTGGAGATCCTGCCGCTCTTCATCCTGGCCAGCGTCCTGATCTGGCTGGGGAAAATCACCGCAACCTTCGATGTCGTCGTTTCCTGGCTCTCCCATGTGATGGGCTGGATCGGCTTGCCGAAAGAAGCTGCAGTCGCCTTCCTGTTCGGTTTTTTCCGCCGCGACTACGGCGCCGCCGGCCTCTACGACCTGC is a window encoding:
- a CDS encoding SHOCT domain-containing protein: MMRFWSESWLCGPGSYFHGPWGMFVNLAFWIVMIFLAVWLFQAVFSKKRTAPPSSSSPLEVLKHRYAAGEIDREEFERMKRELQG
- a CDS encoding DUF302 domain-containing protein, with the protein product MSYVISKTVAGSFDQAIARVTEELGKEGFGILTEIDVQATLKKKLDVDFRQYRILGACNPPFAYRALQAEAHIGVMLPCNVIVQEYEDGRVEVAAVDPIATMQAIDNADLADIAIQVRGKLRQVIDSL
- a CDS encoding DsrE family protein, producing the protein MKVTYNAERGVAAMKNTRFSNLFSLMLAGLFLVVSAGPGFAVDDREALQGMTAAKVVFDVKKDDPQKLLRALTAIRNASENLTRQGVRPDIVVTFRGASVVCLADMKEVPEVNEYKEEIMDKISWNIIELKKAGVQMEICSLALSLVGMEDTELLPGIKKVGNSLVSLIAYQNKGYAMVAI
- a CDS encoding periplasmic heavy metal sensor, with amino-acid sequence MKNNRKLIAATAILAMVALTTPAFAWMDGWSGYGMGSATGRQALTAEQQKKVDEIQSTYQPQLQELQQKLNAKQAELIAARSDDATTVGRLNAIEGELYNLERAYWTKLDQANLEVSRITGGGYGSWFACDYQGCDHGYGRHGMRRDGYMMRSRSMPGGNYGSCCW
- a CDS encoding double zinc ribbon domain-containing protein; the protein is MFCGSGWSNGWFFSGWIVPGLFLLALLGGAAWLLSRRTPASGLAPKACPRCGGSVQEVYFRCPHCGDTLKSNCPGCSRVVDQAWDYCPFCNAALKAEVKQPITTMTTDQQPHESERRVL
- a CDS encoding ABC transporter permease; protein product: MNHFKLTWKNIVRRKSRFFFTLSAIAVGIASLVTLLSLGTGLETEIRKQADVLGANLVVTPRGWCAYEQISVLTGETLPEAIPNEDVEKIAALEGLTAFPYLTQRTALRNQPVPLLGILPAEMKQFKGWQVGQGRYLLDDANVVIGSGIARQFELKSGDQLTVRGQEFSISGVLQEVGNSDDLAIYMELATVQQLYAVGDKVSFIAVKVDDITRIDQYILDIQEVANVAVSSDKQLLKSVLAIVGSVGSALQLIAAVAILTAFFGIVNTMMTAIYERRREIGILQAIGSKKRTIFSLFLYESAFYGLLGGIVGVVVGFVFSYFAAPYIGQNEFTAFLGSEQSVQLFSAGITLKALTFSILVSALAGVYPARQACKLSPVEAISYE
- a CDS encoding ABC transporter ATP-binding protein, giving the protein MNNAIIRTEKLSKIYDTGFRTIALQDVDLQIPKGSLSCIMGPSGHGKSTLLHLIGGLDRPTSGKVFLDDMELTSVDGNRLAEIRSRKMGFVFQFFNLLPVLTALENVQVAMMLAGISKKEQEERATELLNLVGLEDKLQSKPNQLSGGQRQRVAIARALANDPEILLMDEPSGNLDSRSEGELLENIRKINEQGKTVVIVTHSETVAAMAQETFCIRDGELAVDGGNSYTPTNAEDRNMSVFGKWGIVGLLAVLLGAGLTLGMGSRPGTPGQAGALDVNSVASDPSAYKGAIKVRGVVADTSPADSTFVLIDIREYKACGVVTCASKFVPVRYAGPPPKVKEELVVTGEMVPSPKGYVLEGKELQRLGK
- a CDS encoding ArsR/SmtB family transcription factor; its protein translation is MKTQAKANAGEETCKVVCFNEELISEINDSMIAAEELRDLAEFYKLLGSPVRLKIIFALGKGELCVCDLAHILGLSMPATSQQLKLLRQQGILNHRNDGRMAYYSLAKPRLFEVIQGDVAFVAK
- a CDS encoding sigma-54-dependent transcriptional regulator, with the protein product MEKAKAVILVVDDDVAHRTMLKAHLGGEGYEIVEADDGDVAIHLAREREFDLVLLDLKMKRVGGMEALEAIQEVKPELPVIIITAFSSVENAVEAMKKGAFDYVTKPVDASELALTVERALSFERLQQENAALKERLGEKFDFGNIIGSSRPMRELFETLVLVAPSDATVLITGESGTGKELVANAVHQNSPRSDGPFVKVNCAALHENLLESELFGHEKGAFTGAAEQRKGRFELAHKGTLFLDEIGDMSLTTQAKILRVLQEGEFERLGGTKSIRVDVRLLAATHKDLQQMVAEGSFRQDLFFRLSVVPLELPPLRERPEDIPTLAGHFLEKYSAKNRKDIRGLHPEALDALLAYAWPGNIRELENTLERAVILCLGEQIGLRELPVSVREAAASTVRPFALRPGHTLKEMEKDLIRATLAQTDGNRTRAAEILGITRQTLQNKLREYRLG
- the lspA gene encoding signal peptidase II, which encodes MTIIRRILLMAPVILSCVGCDRITKAVAREYLAGSPELSFLGDLFRLQYAENPGAFLGMGSGLPESARFWVFIMAVGAVLLGVLVWTLSSRSLRPVGVGALSLVLGGGLSNLYDRVVNDGAVVDFLNLGLGGLRTGVFNVADVAITTGVTLLLIGELMRSRKEPEYGKS
- a CDS encoding two-component system sensor histidine kinase NtrB, encoding MKKVFIGKKMIPASHQPKRLSLPALGLILAAIILAMILGAVTWRNLDREERLMENFLREEGLTLIRAFEAGARTSMMMNWEGNSLATLVRETARSDSVAYVIVADASGRLLTAAGERRSSDDILPVAQVLAQEQPRTRRTKDGAGRSVFEVAREFNPVLPEGAGREGMMGRWQRWCGMGCAPGEEVGRRVVFVGLYTSEFEAARDEDVRQSLLMGGLLLLLGSTGFYFLFLSQQSRVAKTTLANMELYTRNVIDSMPAGLITLDNQGRIVSLNDKARGIFGQQGEAAEGRPLEALTGAERCEIAPLIREGREFVERPMECRRPNGESIPVKVSASRLTDRDGEPLGTVLVVRDLREIKAMEEALERSRRHATLGRMAAGIAHEIRNPLGTLRGFAQYFAKLGAKDPHAGEYAELMVGEVDRLNRTISALLQFARPREPEPAEIDLGDLLRRTARLLQDDLAARNLTFQLDPPAERVNFTADSDLLTQVLINLLQNARAATEAGGEIRLGAREQDAEIRFWVEDTGKGMAPEERSRMFDPFFTTRKTGTGLGLAMVQQIVEQHGGRIEVESAPEKGTRVEVILPREPAQRKEIGSPA
- a CDS encoding winged helix-turn-helix domain-containing protein, with the translated sequence MSKDICQIIYVDDERVARARARMHDEQTIADLAETFKVLSEPTRVRILHALSEEELCVCDISAVVQMSSSAVSHQLRILRTARLVRSRKDGKMVYYSLDDEHVRNLFEEGIRHLKEK